In one Bordetella pertussis 18323 genomic region, the following are encoded:
- a CDS encoding DUF883 family protein, producing the protein MAARRSDEATKEKLIDSVKTSLNDAETLLREAASTTGDKATELRERALASVRRTREALYDAQDAVLERGRRAARATDDYVHDNPWQAISIAGVTGLLLGLLISRR; encoded by the coding sequence ATGGCCGCGAGAAGATCCGACGAAGCAACGAAAGAGAAACTCATCGACAGCGTCAAGACCAGCCTCAATGATGCCGAGACCTTGCTGCGCGAAGCCGCCAGCACCACGGGCGACAAGGCGACCGAATTGCGCGAGCGCGCGCTGGCATCGGTGCGCCGCACCCGCGAGGCGCTGTACGACGCGCAGGACGCGGTGCTCGAACGCGGCCGCCGAGCGGCCCGCGCCACCGACGATTACGTGCACGACAATCCCTGGCAGGCCATCAGCATCGCAGGCGTGACCGGCCTGCTGCTCGGCCTGCTGATCAGCCGCCGCTGA
- the cysG gene encoding siroheme synthase CysG, which produces MTLFPIFADLTGRRVLVVGGGAVAVRKTQALLQAGAEVVVGAPRLDPALAALAEQGGIARLDGGFEPAWLAGAWLVVAATDDRAVNAAVSEAARARRVFCNVVDDAELSSFQVPSVVDRSPLIVAISSSGVAPVLARRLRERIESLFDHSLGQLAALAARYRPRIRAARPDLGQRRRFYDWLLDGPVAARLRQQQPGLAEQELEQALRAPQAAPRGSVVLVGAGPGDPGLLTLKALRALNEADIILYDRLVSEGVLALARRDAERVPVGKLPGKDHDATQARIHALMLAQARAGRRVVRLKGGDAFIFGRGGEELEYLRAHGVPYEVVPGITAALACAAYAGMPLTHRDHAQSVRMVTAHCRADQDTLDWAGLARDQQTLAFYMGVGQLDYVTARLLEHGRAPATPFALIENGSRPEQRVVTGTLADLPEIARRRGVRPPALLVIGEVAALADTLQWFGQHQRGLPGPQALAA; this is translated from the coding sequence ATGACGCTGTTCCCGATTTTCGCCGACCTGACGGGGCGGCGCGTACTGGTGGTGGGCGGCGGCGCCGTCGCCGTCCGCAAGACACAGGCCCTGCTGCAAGCCGGCGCCGAGGTCGTCGTGGGCGCGCCGCGCCTGGATCCGGCGCTCGCCGCCCTGGCCGAGCAGGGCGGCATCGCCCGCCTGGACGGCGGCTTCGAACCCGCCTGGCTGGCCGGCGCCTGGCTGGTGGTGGCCGCCACCGACGACCGCGCCGTCAACGCGGCGGTCAGCGAGGCCGCGCGGGCGCGCCGGGTATTCTGCAACGTGGTCGACGATGCCGAACTGTCGTCCTTCCAGGTGCCGTCCGTCGTCGACCGGTCGCCGCTGATCGTGGCCATCTCCTCCTCGGGCGTGGCGCCCGTGCTGGCGCGGCGCCTGCGCGAGCGCATCGAGTCGCTGTTCGACCATTCGCTCGGCCAGCTGGCAGCCCTGGCGGCGCGCTATCGGCCGCGCATCCGCGCCGCCCGCCCCGACCTCGGCCAGCGGCGGCGTTTCTACGACTGGCTGCTCGACGGCCCGGTCGCGGCGCGCCTGCGCCAGCAACAGCCCGGGCTGGCCGAACAGGAACTGGAACAGGCGCTGCGCGCGCCGCAGGCCGCCCCCCGGGGCAGCGTCGTGCTGGTGGGCGCGGGCCCGGGCGACCCCGGCCTGCTGACGCTCAAGGCGCTGCGCGCACTCAATGAAGCCGACATCATCCTGTACGACCGCCTGGTCAGCGAGGGCGTGCTGGCGCTGGCGCGCCGCGACGCTGAACGCGTGCCCGTGGGCAAGCTGCCCGGCAAAGACCACGACGCCACCCAGGCGCGCATCCACGCCCTCATGCTGGCCCAGGCGCGCGCCGGCCGGCGCGTGGTGCGCCTGAAAGGCGGCGATGCCTTCATCTTCGGACGCGGCGGCGAAGAACTGGAATACCTGCGCGCGCACGGCGTGCCGTACGAGGTCGTGCCCGGCATCACCGCGGCGCTGGCCTGCGCCGCCTATGCCGGCATGCCCCTGACGCATCGCGACCATGCGCAGTCGGTGCGCATGGTCACCGCCCACTGCCGCGCCGACCAGGACACCCTGGACTGGGCCGGCCTGGCCCGCGACCAGCAGACCCTGGCGTTCTACATGGGCGTGGGCCAGCTCGATTACGTCACCGCGCGCCTGCTCGAACACGGCCGCGCGCCGGCCACCCCGTTCGCCCTGATCGAAAACGGCAGCCGGCCCGAACAACGCGTCGTCACCGGCACGCTGGCCGACCTGCCCGAGATCGCGCGCCGGCGCGGCGTGCGCCCCCCGGCGCTGCTGGTCATCGGCGAAGTCGCCGCCCTGGCCGACACCCTGCAATGGTTCGGCCAGCACCAGCGCGGCCTGCCCGGCCCGCAGGCCCTGGCCGCCTGA
- a CDS encoding phage holin family protein yields MGLRRSVFGVAASLVGLTRTRLELLALEAAGEKIRLIKLLGMAFGALLFLTLAVLVFTITIAVAFWPTESRYAALGWLAGGYGVIGLVLFFLVRRDLVDGPVPFAATLEELGRDTDMLERVRDAQRASDGQRNAEDD; encoded by the coding sequence ATGGGTTTGCGTAGATCGGTATTCGGCGTGGCCGCCAGTCTGGTCGGACTGACGCGTACACGCCTCGAACTACTGGCGCTGGAAGCCGCCGGCGAAAAGATCCGCCTGATCAAACTGCTGGGCATGGCCTTCGGCGCGCTGTTGTTCCTGACGCTGGCGGTCCTGGTATTCACCATCACGATCGCGGTGGCCTTCTGGCCTACCGAGTCGCGCTACGCCGCGCTGGGCTGGCTGGCGGGCGGCTATGGCGTGATCGGGCTGGTGCTGTTCTTCCTGGTCCGGCGCGACCTGGTCGACGGTCCCGTGCCGTTCGCCGCCACGCTCGAGGAGCTCGGCCGCGATACGGACATGCTGGAACGGGTGCGCGATGCGCAACGCGCCAGCGACGGGCAGCGCAACGCGGAGGACGACTGA
- the ubiD gene encoding 4-hydroxy-3-polyprenylbenzoate decarboxylase, translated as MKYRDLRDFLAQLERQGELKRITAPVSTRLEMTEIADRVLRAGGPALLFENARHNDAPADMPVLANLFGTPRRVAWGMGADDVGALRETGELLASLREPEAPKGLRDALAKVSMLKAALWDMSPKTVRSAACQEIVWEGADVELSRLPIQTCWPGDVAPLLAWGLVITRGPNARRQNLGIYRQQPLGPNKLIMRWLSHRGGALDFRDHAQAHPGKPFPITVALGADPATILGAVTPVPDTLSEYQFAGLLRGSRTEVVKALGSDLSVPASAEIVLEGHLLPADDPRAVAAVVPEGANPPPATGYEMALEGPYGDHTGYYNEQDWFPVFTVDRITMRRNPIYHSTYTGKPPDEPAVLGVALNEVFVPLLRRQLPEIVDFYLPPEGCSYRLAVVSIRKQYAGHAKRVMFGLWSVLRQFMYTKFIVVVDEDIDPRDWTEVVWAMTTRMDPVRDTVLVENAPIDYLDFASPVSGLGGKMGLDATNKWPGETSREWGTPIHMDEAVKRRVDAMWDTLGL; from the coding sequence TTGAAGTACCGCGACCTCCGAGATTTTCTTGCCCAGCTCGAACGCCAGGGCGAACTCAAACGCATCACCGCGCCGGTCTCGACGCGGCTGGAAATGACCGAGATTGCCGACCGGGTGCTGCGCGCCGGCGGCCCGGCCCTGCTGTTCGAGAACGCCCGCCACAACGACGCGCCGGCCGACATGCCGGTGCTGGCCAACCTGTTCGGCACGCCGCGGCGGGTCGCCTGGGGCATGGGGGCCGACGACGTCGGCGCCCTGCGCGAAACCGGCGAACTGCTGGCCTCCCTGCGCGAGCCCGAAGCGCCCAAGGGCCTGCGCGACGCGCTGGCCAAGGTGTCCATGCTGAAAGCCGCCCTGTGGGACATGAGCCCCAAGACCGTGCGCAGCGCCGCCTGCCAGGAAATCGTCTGGGAAGGCGCCGACGTCGAGCTGAGCCGCCTGCCCATCCAGACCTGCTGGCCGGGCGACGTGGCGCCCCTGCTCGCCTGGGGCCTGGTGATCACGCGCGGGCCGAACGCCCGGCGGCAGAACCTGGGCATCTACCGCCAGCAGCCGCTGGGGCCGAACAAGCTGATCATGCGCTGGCTGTCGCACCGGGGCGGCGCGCTGGACTTCCGCGACCACGCCCAGGCCCACCCGGGCAAGCCGTTTCCCATCACCGTGGCGCTGGGCGCCGACCCGGCCACCATCCTGGGCGCGGTCACGCCGGTGCCGGACACGCTGTCCGAATACCAGTTCGCCGGGCTGCTGCGCGGCTCGCGCACCGAGGTCGTCAAGGCGCTGGGCAGCGACCTGTCGGTGCCGGCCTCGGCCGAGATCGTGCTCGAGGGCCACCTGCTGCCGGCCGACGATCCGCGCGCCGTCGCTGCCGTGGTGCCCGAGGGCGCCAACCCGCCCCCGGCCACCGGCTACGAAATGGCGCTCGAAGGCCCCTATGGCGACCATACCGGCTACTACAACGAGCAGGACTGGTTCCCGGTGTTCACGGTGGACCGCATCACCATGCGGCGCAACCCCATCTACCACTCCACCTATACCGGCAAGCCGCCCGACGAGCCGGCCGTGCTGGGCGTGGCGCTGAACGAGGTATTCGTGCCGCTGCTGCGCCGCCAGCTGCCCGAGATCGTCGATTTCTACCTGCCCCCGGAAGGCTGCAGCTACCGCCTGGCGGTGGTGTCGATCCGCAAGCAGTACGCCGGCCACGCCAAGCGCGTGATGTTCGGCTTGTGGAGCGTGCTGCGGCAGTTCATGTACACCAAGTTCATCGTGGTGGTCGACGAAGACATCGACCCGCGCGACTGGACCGAAGTGGTCTGGGCCATGACCACGCGCATGGACCCCGTGCGCGACACGGTGCTGGTCGAGAACGCGCCTATCGATTACCTGGATTTCGCCTCGCCGGTGTCCGGCCTGGGCGGCAAGATGGGGCTGGACGCCACCAACAAGTGGCCGGGCGAAACCAGCCGCGAATGGGGCACGCCCATACACATGGACGAAGCGGTCAAGCGCCGGGTGGATGCCATGTGGGACACGCTGGGACTGTAG
- the prn gene encoding pertactin autotransporter: MNMSLSRIVKAAPLRRTTLAMALGALGAAPAAHADWNNQSIVKTGERQHGIHIQGSDPGGVRTASGTTIKVSGRQAQGILLENPAAELQFRNGSVTSSGQLFDDGIRRFLGTVTVKAGKLVADHATLANVGDTWDDDGIALYVAGEQAQASIADSTLQGAGGVQIERGANVTVQRSAIVDGGLHIGALQSLQPEDLPPSRVVLRDTNVTAVPASGAPAAVSVLGASELTLDGGHITGGRAAGVAAMQGAVVHLQRATIRRGDAPAGGGVPGGAVPGGAVPGGFGPGGFGPVLDGWYGVDVSGSSVELAQSIVEAPELGAAIRVGRGARVTVSGGSLFAPHGNVIETGGARRFAPQAAPLSITLQAGAHAQGKALLYRVLPEPVKLTLTGGADAQGDIVATELPSIPGTSIGPLDVALASQARWTGATRAVDSLSIDNATWVMTDNSNVGALRLASDGSVDFQQPAEAGRFKVLTVNTLAGSGLFRMNVFADLGLSDKLVVMQDASGQHRLWVRNSGSEPASANTLLLVQTPRGSAATFTLANKDGKVDIGTYRYRLAANGNGQWSLVGAKAPPAPKPAPQPGPQPPQPQPEAPAPQPPAGRELSAAANAAVNTGGVGLASTLWYAESNALSKRLGELRLNPDAGGAWGRGFAQRQQLDNRAGRRFDQKVAGFELGADHAVAVAGGRWHLGGLAGYTRGDRGFTGDGGGHTDSVHVGGYATYIADSGFYLDATLRASRLENDFKVAGSDGYAVKGKYRTHGVGASLEAGRRFTHADGWFLEPQAELAVFRAGGGAYRAANGLRVRDEGGSSVLGRLGLEVGKRIELAGGRQVQPYIKASVLQEFDGAGTVRTNGIAHRTELRGTRAELGLGMAAALGRGHSLYASYEYSKGPKLAMPWTFHAGYRYSW, translated from the coding sequence ATGAACATGTCTCTGTCACGCATTGTCAAGGCGGCGCCCCTGCGCCGCACCACGCTGGCCATGGCGCTGGGCGCGCTGGGCGCCGCCCCGGCGGCGCATGCCGACTGGAACAACCAGTCCATCGTCAAGACCGGTGAGCGCCAGCATGGCATCCATATCCAGGGCTCCGACCCGGGCGGCGTACGGACCGCCAGCGGAACCACCATCAAGGTAAGCGGCCGTCAGGCCCAGGGCATCCTGCTAGAAAATCCCGCGGCCGAGCTGCAGTTCCGGAACGGCAGTGTCACGTCGTCGGGACAGTTGTTCGACGATGGCATCCGGCGCTTTCTGGGCACCGTCACCGTCAAGGCCGGCAAGCTGGTCGCCGATCACGCCACGCTGGCCAACGTCGGCGACACCTGGGACGACGACGGCATCGCGCTCTATGTGGCCGGCGAACAGGCCCAGGCCAGCATCGCCGACAGCACCCTGCAGGGCGCTGGCGGCGTGCAGATCGAGCGCGGCGCCAATGTCACGGTCCAACGCAGCGCCATCGTCGACGGGGGCTTGCATATCGGCGCCCTGCAGTCATTGCAGCCGGAAGACCTTCCGCCCAGCCGGGTGGTGCTGCGCGACACCAACGTGACCGCCGTGCCCGCCAGCGGCGCGCCCGCGGCGGTGTCTGTGTTGGGGGCCAGTGAGCTTACGCTCGACGGCGGGCACATCACCGGCGGGCGGGCAGCGGGGGTGGCGGCCATGCAAGGGGCGGTCGTGCATCTGCAGCGCGCGACGATACGGCGCGGGGACGCGCCTGCCGGCGGTGGGGTTCCCGGCGGTGCGGTTCCCGGCGGTGCGGTTCCCGGCGGCTTCGGTCCCGGCGGCTTCGGTCCCGTCCTCGACGGCTGGTATGGCGTGGACGTATCGGGCTCCAGCGTGGAGCTCGCCCAGTCGATCGTCGAGGCGCCGGAGCTGGGCGCCGCAATCCGGGTGGGCCGCGGCGCCAGGGTGACGGTGTCGGGCGGCAGCTTGTTCGCACCGCACGGCAATGTCATCGAGACCGGCGGCGCGCGTCGCTTTGCGCCTCAAGCCGCGCCCCTGTCGATCACCTTGCAGGCCGGCGCGCATGCCCAGGGGAAAGCGCTGCTGTACCGGGTCCTGCCGGAGCCCGTGAAGCTGACGCTGACCGGGGGCGCCGATGCGCAGGGCGACATCGTCGCGACGGAGCTGCCCTCTATTCCCGGCACGTCGATCGGGCCGCTCGACGTGGCGCTGGCCAGCCAGGCCCGATGGACGGGCGCTACCCGCGCGGTCGACTCGCTGTCCATCGACAACGCCACCTGGGTCATGACGGACAACTCGAACGTCGGTGCGCTACGGCTGGCCAGCGACGGCAGCGTCGATTTCCAGCAGCCGGCCGAAGCTGGGCGGTTCAAGGTCCTGACGGTCAATACGCTGGCGGGTTCGGGGCTGTTCCGCATGAATGTCTTCGCGGACCTGGGGCTGAGCGACAAGCTGGTCGTCATGCAGGACGCCAGCGGCCAGCACAGGCTGTGGGTCCGCAACAGCGGCAGCGAGCCGGCCAGCGCCAACACCCTGCTGCTGGTGCAGACGCCACGAGGCAGCGCGGCGACCTTTACCCTTGCCAACAAGGACGGCAAGGTCGATATCGGTACCTATCGCTATCGATTGGCCGCCAACGGCAATGGGCAGTGGAGCCTGGTGGGCGCGAAGGCGCCGCCGGCGCCCAAGCCCGCGCCGCAGCCGGGTCCCCAGCCGCCGCAGCCGCAGCCGGAAGCGCCGGCGCCGCAACCGCCGGCGGGCAGGGAGTTGTCCGCCGCCGCCAACGCGGCGGTCAACACGGGTGGGGTGGGCCTGGCCAGCACGCTCTGGTACGCCGAAAGCAATGCGTTGTCCAAGCGCCTGGGCGAGTTGCGCCTGAATCCGGACGCCGGCGGCGCCTGGGGCCGCGGCTTCGCGCAACGCCAGCAGCTGGACAACCGCGCCGGGCGGCGCTTCGACCAGAAGGTGGCCGGCTTCGAGCTGGGCGCCGACCACGCGGTGGCGGTGGCCGGCGGACGCTGGCACCTGGGCGGGCTGGCCGGCTATACGCGCGGCGACCGCGGCTTCACCGGCGACGGCGGCGGCCACACCGACAGCGTGCATGTCGGGGGCTATGCCACATATATCGCCGACAGCGGTTTCTACCTGGACGCGACGCTGCGCGCCAGCCGCCTGGAGAATGACTTCAAGGTGGCGGGCAGCGACGGGTACGCGGTCAAGGGCAAGTACCGCACCCATGGGGTGGGCGCCTCGCTCGAGGCGGGCCGGCGCTTTACCCATGCCGACGGCTGGTTCCTCGAGCCGCAGGCCGAGCTGGCGGTATTCCGGGCCGGCGGCGGTGCGTACCGCGCGGCCAACGGCCTGCGGGTGCGCGACGAAGGCGGCAGCTCGGTGCTGGGTCGCCTGGGCCTGGAGGTCGGCAAGCGCATCGAACTGGCAGGCGGCAGGCAGGTGCAGCCATACATCAAGGCCAGCGTGCTGCAGGAGTTCGACGGCGCGGGTACGGTACGCACCAACGGCATCGCGCACCGCACCGAACTGCGCGGCACGCGCGCCGAACTGGGCCTGGGCATGGCCGCCGCGCTGGGCCGCGGCCACAGCCTGTATGCCTCGTACGAGTACTCCAAGGGCCCGAAGCTGGCCATGCCGTGGACCTTCCACGCGGGCTACCGGTACAGCTGGTAA